The following proteins are co-located in the Silene latifolia isolate original U9 population chromosome 1, ASM4854445v1, whole genome shotgun sequence genome:
- the LOC141646875 gene encoding uncharacterized protein LOC141646875, giving the protein MREWLAFCIQDRPLSREFPTIMLSRRLFQQFLVDGYMMVEYQRLSFLRHNQKLLRAETYNNLANAFNQGNVGPSSVGSRIIIPSSYVGADGYMRENYRDTMAICKWNGYPDLFITFTCNPKWPEITRLVSKKGVRAEDRPNICCRVFEIKLQELMTDLKDRHIFGRAIGAVYTIEFQKCGLPHAHILLFLHRDYKFPEASDIDRVISAEIPDPNEHPELYNAVAEFIIHGPCGEGFPNSPCMIGNKCGRHFPKKPNERTTVDGEGYPIYRRRKESVLLEKNGETVDNGFVVPYNAQLLLKYRAHINVEWCNQSRSIKYLFKYINKGVDRVTMQSSHSRRNDENPEQIDEIRIFYDCRYISTCESVWRIFSFSIHFRTPAVERLQFHLPDQQSVVFNDDDPIDEVLDSPTIGMSKFLDWMDCNKREAKARELTFSQFPTKFAWKKELRKWSLRERGFSIGRALHATRILEQLIVLYTLLTGKRLMHWVCLVMIRNI; this is encoded by the exons ATGCGAGAGTGGCTTGCATTTTGCATTCAGGACCGTCCATTATCCCGCGAATTTCCCACGATTATGTTGTCTCGCAGATTGTTTCAACAATTTTTAGTTGACGGTTATATGATGGTTGAGTATCAAAGATTGTCCTTCCTTCGACATAATCAGAAACTTTTGCGCGCAGAAACATACAATAATCTTGCTAATGCTTTTAATCAAGGAAATGTTGGCCCATCTTCTGTTGGGAGTCGTATCATTATACCTTCAAGTTATGTAGGAGCTGATGGATACATGAGAGAAAACTATCGAGATACAATGGCTATTTGTAAGTGGAATGGTTATCCAGATTTGTTCATTACTTTTACCTGTAACCCGAAATGGCCGGAAATAACAAGATTGGTTTCTAAGAAAGGAGTAAGGGCTGAGGATAGACCAAATATTTGTTGTCGAGTTTTTGAAATTAAACTTCAAGAGTTGATGACTGACTTGAAAGATCGACACATATTTGGACGAGCAATTGGAG CTGTGTACACCATTGAGTTTCAAAAATGTGGGCTACCTCATGCTcacattttattgtttttacatcGAGATTACAAGTTTCCAGAAGCTTCAGATATCGACAGAGTTATTAGTGCTGAAATACCTGATCCAAATGAACACCCGGAGCTATATAATGCTGTAGCAGAATTTATAATTCATGGTCCATGTGGCGAAGGATTTCCAAACTCGCCATGTATGATTGGTAATAAATGTGGTCGACATTTTCCCAAAAAACCTAATGAGAGGACAACAGTTGATGGTGAGGGGTATCCTATTTATAGAAGGAGAAAAGAAAGTGTTTTGCTTGAGAAAAATGGGGAAACTGTTGATAATGGATTCGTCGTCCCATATAATGCGCAGTTATTGTTAAAATATCGGGCTCATATCAATGTTGAATGGTGCAATCAATCAAGGTCTATTAAGTATTTGTTCAAGTACATAAACAAAGGCGTTGATCGTGTGACGATGCAATCCTCTCATAGCCGACGCAATGATGAGAACCCTGAGCAAATCGATGAAATACGAATATTTTACGACTGTAGGTATATCTCCACATGTGAATCTGTATGGAGGATATTTTCTTTTAGTATTCATTTTCGCACACCTGCTGTTGAACGATTGCAGTTCCACTTACCAGATCAACAAAGTGTTGTTTTTAATGATGACGATCCCATTGACGAAGTTCTAGACAGTCCGACAATCGGTATGTCTAAATTTTTAGATTGGATGGATTGTAATAAACGCGAGGCTAAAGCAAGAGAATTGACATTCAGTCAATTCCCTACTAAGTTTGCATGGAAGAAAGAACTTCGCAAGTGGAGTTTAAGAGAACGTGGATTTTCAATTGGCAG GGCCCTACATGCTACGAGGATATTAGAACAGTTGATCGTGTTGTATACCCTACTTACAGGGAAGCGTCTTATGCATTGGGTTTGCTTGGTGATGATAAGGAATATATAG
- the LOC141646884 gene encoding uncharacterized protein LOC141646884: MTNEQRSVYNEIMDAVQIGKGGIFFVYGYGGTGKTFIRRTLCAALRSVGEIVLPVASSGIAAILLPSGTTAHSRFDIPLNAIENSTCSRIKPGTYLSELLIRTKLIIWDEAPMTHKYCFEALDRSLRDIMQFSNNVDYDQPFGVVPKGSRAYIVFASLCSSDIWSYCKVLTLTKNMRLQSGSSNSDVNEIREFSEWILKVGDGIAGVENDGEVDIELPDDILIKNVDDPVAAIVHSTYPSFVTEYQNSDYLQERAILAPTHEIVETINDYVLSLIPADEKIYYCSDEISKEESNSEIHEVYSTDFLNSIKCSGLPNHELKLKVGASIMLLRNIDQRQGLCNGTRLVVTNLGVRVIRATVLTGSNKGDRVHIARITLTSSDSTKFPIKFERR, translated from the exons ATGACGAATGAGCAACGTAGTGTATACAACGAGATCATGGATGCTGTCCAAATTGGTAAAGGAGGTATATTTTTTGTTTATGGCTATGGAGGGACTGGGAAGACATTTATCCGGAGAACGTTATGCGCTGCATTACGTAGtgttggagaaattgttcttccgGTTGCATCGAGTGGTATTGCTGCAATATTGCTACCCAGCGGAACAACAGCGCATTCTAGATTTGACATTCCCCTCAATGCTATTGAGAATTCTACATGTTCTCGAATTAAACCTGGAACATATTTGTCCGAGTTGTTAATTCGAACAAAATTGATAATTTGGGATGAAGCTCCAATGACTCATAAGTATTGTTTTGAAGCTCTTGACAGAAGTTTAAGGGACATCATGCAATTTTCAAATAATGTAGACTATGACCAGCCATTCGGAG TTGTTCCTAAAGGTAGCAGGGCATATATCGTGTTTGCTTCTTTGTGTTCATCTGATATTTGGTCTTATTGCAAG GTACTAACATTAACGAAAAACATGCGTCTTCAATCTGGAAGTTCAAATTCTGATGTTAATGAAATCCGAGAATTTTCTGAGTGGATTTTGAAGGTCGGAGATGGTATAGCAGGAGTAGAAAATGACGGAGAAGTTGATATAGAACTCCCCGATGATATCCTTATTAAGAATGTCGACGACCCCGTTGCTGCTATTGTTCATAGTACTTATCCATCTTTTGTTACTGAATACCAAAATTCAGATTATCTTCAAGAAAGAGCAATTCTTGCGCCAACTCATGAGATTGTGGAGACTATCAACGACTATGTGTTGTCCCTGATTCCTGCTGATGAAAAAATTTATTACTGTTCGGATGAAATAAGCAAAGAAGAGAGCAATTCAGAGATACACGAAGTTTACTCTACAGATTTTCTCAACTCAATTAAATGTTCAGGTCTTCCAAACCACGAGTTGAAATTGAAGGTTGGGGCATCAATAATGCTACTAAGAAACATTGATCAAAGACAAGGCTTATGTAATGGCACAAGATTGGTCGTAACAAACTTGGGTGTTCGTGTTATTAGGGCAACAGTCTTAACTGGCAGTAATAAGGGAGATAGAGTCCATATTGCTCGGATCACGTTAACTTCTTCTGATTCAACAAAATTTCCaattaaatttgagagaagataG